In Babesia bovis T2Bo chromosome 3, whole genome shotgun sequence, the genomic window GATTCGGTTAGCATTTAATGCAAAGATAGTGAAGTCAATATGTTTCATCACATTATATTGGTTCATTGAGTGGAATATGCGTAATTTCGTCGTTGCAGGTATGTAATATAAGTGCAATAAAATATCACCAGAGCAACTTATTATGATACAAGGATACGGTATACAAATGGAGTCTGTAAGACTCACAGGAAATAAAACTGTAAAGACAATATCAATAGCGGATATCGATCACCTATTGATCAACGAGGTATGTCTATACCATAATGATACATATCCCCAGGGAATTGTAATGAATCGGGTGTTATTCTACCTACTAGTTACACTGAAAAACTCGAACGACGTCATTATGCCATTTGAGGTATctagatataatataagtTCACCTCACGCAGTCGTTAATACCAAGGCTGGACAATCTGAAAGTAGTCTACCAAACGTATAATAAAGTGTTTGAATCATCGAAAACGCCAGTTGTGGATAAGACATAATATGGTTACTTCTATAAACATCGCAACATAAAATTCAATATTAACATTGATGTCCACCCCCAGGGCATAACTATAAACTCCATGCTAATCTTAGCAGTCCCTTTAGAAAACCAAGGACCTCCCCGAAACCTGTGAATTTAGAATTGCATAACCATAACTCACCTAGTTTGGATTCGCCATAAATACGCTCTAGGAATATAATTGGGACTTCAGCTATACGGGCCTTGTAATGCTTCTCGGAACGTGCAGCTATTTCAATTTGGAACATGTAACCTGCGCAGACTGAATCCATATGCACACCAAGTACCTTTAGACTCCACTTCTTTCAATACCTTCTCGAAAAGTGATCTGCGATATAAACGAAATGAACCAGTCATGTCAGTCATGGTGGGACGCAACAACATATGAGTAAGAGTGTTCGCAGTCTTACTTATTAATATGCGATACAAACTCCAACCACTGgcaccaccaccagtggCATAACGAGTACCAGTAACAATGTCATAGTTCCCCGTACGCTGGAGTCTAATCATCTCGGGAATGTATTTAGGGTGATGCGATAGGTCAGCGTCAAGGATAAGGATAAAGTCGTGCTTAGTATGAGCAAGACCATCCATATAAGCGGAACCCAAGCCCATCTTACCAGGACGTTGCAGGAGTTTTAACTGGACCGTTGGATATAGCTGCTGCATATGCCTGTAGACCTCTACAGTGCCATCAGGACTGTTGTCATCCACCAAAAGAATCTCGTATTCCACAGGTCTATATAGATTATAGAGCTATACTGCACACCTACTGGGTCCTTAGAGCGTCAATGATCATATATGTAATGTATGCTATGTTGTCTCGCTCATTATACGTCGCCAGGATGACGGATATACCATTCACGACGTCAGCCATTGTTAATAGTGTTACataattatatttataacatTAATACCAACGTCCTGGTGTATAACGTGTACATGTGTGGAAGACGTATCAGTCTAGATGAGTTACACACTACGTTCATACTTGAGCTGTATAGACCCAAAATGGATTCTGATGGGCCTGGCAAGTTGTAGTATAGCTATTGGTCATATTTCCTAGAAGGATTCTATTCGGAGCCTAAGGTCTTAACAGCAGCTCAACGTAAAAAGCTCAAAAAGAAGCAACAAGCACTGGAGCAAGAAAACCAACGTGAAGCTACTATTGCTAACTGTAGGATTGTGATCACATTTCATAACAATGTACAGCAATTGATTTGAGACTActagaagaagaagatataAGTAACCAATTAGCCAAAGAAGGGAAGCGAATATTTAAGATACTAGGTGATGGAAATTGTCTATTTCggttggtatatatagcataatGCATATGTCACAGAGCAATTGAACATCAGCTGGCACATGTCAATAAAGGAAATATATCTCAATGCAGTCACGATAAGCTTAGACAGTTGGCTGTGGATCATCTGGTGAAAAATCGAAATGAATATGAAGCTTTTGTGACTTCACTATGTATCGATACCGGATGTAAGTAGTAGTATTGCCCAAATATGCTACCCAGGTGAATCATACGAAGCATATTGCAACAAAATGGCTCAGGATGGTGAATGGGGGTGAGCATGAATTCGTAAAGTTATATCCGTTCACAGAGGAGAAGTTGAAATTCTAGCACTATCCAGAGTGCTGGGACACAATATcgtaatatatcaacatgaCGCGAAACCGAAGGTATATGTAAGTCATATGACTTTAGTTTCAATAAATATACAGGGAGAAAATAATGGAAACACGCTGTATGTGACATTCCACAAATATGCATATGCACTTGGAGGGCACTACAACTCTACCACATTAACATAATTTTTGTGATTATTGTAAACAAAACCAGTCGTATTACGACTTTACATTACCTAGATGCGTCATGTCTGCGCAACAAATAGCCTCTCAACGTAACAGGTGGCGGGTAGGGACTCGTAGGAACCTGACCACGGCGATCTTTGGGCTTCCACTTGTTATCATAACGGCGAGTAGGTGGGTCACATACACAGGAAAAGTTAAAGTTGGGGTCGTTCATAACCTTTAAAGCCTTCTTTGGGTCATAGTCAGCAAAATGGAGAATCTTGTAGGCAAATTCAGGAGAAAATGGATGCCAACCTGGATTGTTCTTCCAATTCTGAGCACATAACTGGATAAATTCAGCTAATTCAAACTCGTTTTTAACCACAGCGTCATGGCATCCTTCATGGGTCCTACGAGCACGAATCTTCTCCAAGTGATATGGAGAATACATCAAACGAGCCCACTCATGAGTCTCAGGTTGTGGACCCAGGGAGTCGTCCAAGAAGAATGCAGGAGTAAATGGTACCTGATGATTATAGCCTACATTGATCTTGGTTTGGAAGTTTGAACCCTCAGATACAGGCTTCTTACGCTTACGCTCCAAAATTTCTGAACCGCTATCGCGAGAAGGACTGGCACCAGAACGTCCCGATTTTACACGCGGCTCCTTACCGTGGACACTAGCCTCATCCGATACGTCGTCATTAGGAACAGGTGATGCACCCTGGTCGTATCCAGCAGGAGATTCATCTGATAAGTCACTTTGATGAAGTGTGGTATCCAATGGCATCTCACCAGCATTGATCATGCGCCATTTACACTGTGGGCACTTCCATACACCTTCATTAGCCGGTAAGAAGCATTGCATTAAACACTGTGAGAACATTAACGAACTAGAAACGTAACACACCTTGCTATGATAAAGCAAATCGCAACTTCCACATGATAAAAAGGGACCTAATTGAACGCCACATTCGGCACATCCCTTACTAGACCCTACTATATCATCGACCTAACACATATAAAACATTTAAAAACGTGAAACGAACCAATGCACCCTCTTTCTCCTCGTAAGCAACAGCAGGCTCCTCACCAGAGTCTATAACACCGCCTTCATCATGAACCACCAATGCACTACCAGCCAATGAACTCGACCGATCAGATTCTACACTAGAAGCCGTAAGCGCTCCGTCCTCTAAAACAGCATCATGATCTTCACCAAACATGCCGGAGGGGTCATGAGAAGCGTGATTAGAGACAACATCTCCCACACCGTACACGACCCGCGTCATATTACAATGTGCATGACTATAAAAACTTCAACGAGACTGTAAACAACGATGCCACGCAAACGCGTAGGCAACACCCTCTGGTGCGATGTGAGAGAGAGAGACAACAATAAACACACCTAACGAAAAATGTAAACAAAGAGTAATATAACAGAATAAACCATGCACAAATGAAAACAGAATACAATAGTACAGAGTGTGGGTACTACTACAACACCGTTGTAAATCGGGCCACTAATAGACACACGACACAGCGTCACGGGAGCACTCCTGGGTATAGCAAGAATCAACATGAATGCAgccaaatatacatttatcATACACACACATTCAACCTTAGCCACGGAATAAACGGTGCCAGGGGTGCCCAGTACGCAAACACATACGCCATATAGTACATGTGACACACCTGCATTATCACCAAAATTACACCACGAagcaaatgtgtaaataaTATCATGTTCTATTATAAATAAGTGTTTTGTCACCGTGGTTTCTAGTGAATGTGCCACTGTTTAGTAAAGTTCAAGTGTAAGGTACCCTAAAGACCTCAGAGGCGTAGCCCTAAAATGAACTGTAACGATAACTCACGTTTTAATCAATGCTTCCAATACCGATTTGTTGCCAGCGGTACCTAAAACAGAAGCAACGACTTCGTTTAAAGTAAACTTCTTGGCCAGAACATCACGTACATCATCCGATGCCCAGCACTCTTCAAGCAAACGAACAATCTGGCCAAATTCATATAAACCATCTTGACCAGTGATCTTAGATAAATCATCTACATTTGGAGTAGTACTGCATAGCATATCAGCACGGCCGTCGTTGACAAAGGGCTGAGCACCCTGCCATGGACGAATCCAAACCCCGTTGTCAGGGTTATTCAAAAATGATAATAAGGAGTTGTCAAAAAACACAACACGCTCCAATGGCCACCCAAAAATAGACAGATCCTTCTTTAAGTAATATTGAGGAACTGCGTCATCACGGTGATGATTCCCAATGCCTAACGAACTCGCACGGAAGCTGAATAAGGATGTTGGAGTAGGACGAACCTCACAACTGTCCCTGTAGAACCGCACGGAGCTCTTGATGACCTCGCGATCTGGGTCAATAGCGTGAAGTATGGCATTGGCATAATGACGGGTGCCAGCAGTGTAAAGTGCTACGGTGTACCTCGAAGAGTTTGACTTGAGGTACCTGAAAAATTCAAGAACACCAGGGCGAAGTGATACCTGCATAGTAGGATGTACGGTAAAACCAATCACACCAGGATTGGTCTGCTGCTGGTGAGGCAACGTACCGTTGTCCTCGTGTTCAACAATGTTCACCAAATAGTCGTGCTGCTCAGCAGGACGGTCATgcatatggattaatgtCTCATCAAGATCAAGAACAACCAACACCTTTGGCCGGTTGCTCTCAGTAGGTATATCGGATGGCCGATCATTAAAGTCCGATACCTGGCGCATGCATTTGAATACGGGGTTACGCTCCAAATGGTCACGTAAACCGCCGTAACGAATAAAATGATTACGGTTAAAACGAATTACCTGTGAAGGAATCATAGTAGAATCGTTGATCGCTTCACCGGATATCAGCAGGCGCATAGATGTTGTCTGCAACTGAGGTGTACAGTCAATGTAACGAGATAAAAGACCCGTCATGCCCTCAAGAGTAATGCCCAAGGAGTCTTGGTCAGTAGGTTCCAGGTCATCTGAGTAATCCGAGCTCTCATCGAGGTCATCCAAATAGAAACTGTCGTTGTCAGATGTTGGTGTCAATGTAGATACTTCACAAATACCGTCGCATTCGTCGTGAACACCGCCATTAACGGTACTGTAGCTGCAATCAGGATTGGAATGATACGCAGACCTGGGATTGCCCATAGGGTCACCGAAACCGCATTCTTTAGAGTTTAACGGTGAATCACCGTCGGGATATGCCGATATATTGCTCTTGGAATGGCCACCCAAAAGGTCGACGCCTTTCATGGATGTACCGTCAAAAAGGTCGTCATCAGATACAGTAGTGTCAGTCTCCATGGATATCATGTAAGTATCATCGTGATTCTCCAATGAACAAGAAGGAGGACTATCAATGCAGTCACCAGGTGAACGGATTGTATCTAAAGAACCAtgttcatttgtatataagtCAACAGGACAAGAAGTCTTCGCCATCGTAAAAAAGACCTAATCAAAAGTGATCGATAAAATTATCCACGCCCGTATATCAGTGTTCCACACATCTAAACGTCAGTTGTAACAATAAAAGTTAAAtccaaaaatatatacaacgaaAATATTCCAGATCCCGTATGGAAACGGGCACTTTCTCACAGTAATTCACCTGATATTGAAAAATTAGGTATATTACCGAAGAATAATAACGATATAATGACACAAGGGCGAAAATTTTTTCGAAGAAAAAGACTCGAGGTGATACTCAACAGCAGCCCGGGTGAGCTATTTGCCACAATCAACGAAACTCCTGAAACAATGTGCACCAAATGTAATGATGCATTAATCTACCATTCATCGAACGGCTGTAGACAAACTTTTGAAGTAGATGTGTCAAGAGTAGAGCATCAAACGCGATACGTAAAATGTGTGAAAACAAGCGATAAATAATCACAGAAAATGATAAATGTGTAGAGCACTGTGAACGGAAAACGCTCAATAAGCACACAAGGTGTAACCTTTCACTCACccagaatatataaaacgaTTTATGGCACCGATGCACAATAACAGATTTAGGCGGACTCGGGTGCAAGCCCACACATCAACGCCCAATCTAAGAAAACAACGTAAAACTTGTATAACATTAATTAGACACAtgcatattcaacattAAATCCTATTTCATACTAGAAGCCGAGAAGATTACGAGTACATAAGTGGTCAGTAATAGTACCCTCCAACACAACACTAATTTAGGGTACATAGACAACTATTTATAAGCACACACCTTTACACATCAGTTGAGAACGTTACGTTCTATACAAGTGCCAActtatataaatgaatataacatagACCCTGATTATTCATGCCGCCCACGGGCGTCTCCTTCAAGGGGCATAGTGACTAACATCTCTGCTCCAACTTAATAAATAGGTTCAAAACCCGGGATACTAAACAGTTATTATGAAATCAGGCCGCCACCTCTTTTTGGAAACTGTAACTAACAGCGTTCAAGAAGTCATCCACAAACCATCTCCATGGATAACACGAATTGGATGTAATCATTGAATATGAATAGAATGATATAACTATAATTACTACGTAGAGTCCCATCTGTGTCTACAGACAGCTTGCTAATGTCACTCCATAGATACCATCACAAAGTAATGTAACTAGCCATAATATAGTGGATTGAACTTTAAAATTTTTTTAATAAGTTAAATATATCTTGGTTAATAACTATATAATTATGGTGTTACCTTAGATATTTGCAACACACTTGATAGAATCGGGGCATTACGCGCTATAAGGTTTTATATTTCGTATATTAACACCAAACATACAAAAATGGATGACGTGACTTCCGATGATAATATAGATTTCAATGAGGAATGGTTGTATTCCCTGAGAGCAAACGAAGTCATAGAAGCCGTTGATATTCTCAAGGAAAGATTGATAACAAATGTAAACGTTGCTGATTGCAATGGAAATAGCGCATTACATTATTGTGCAGCCAACAATTTGGCACAGGCAATTATATTTCTCCTTAAAGAGTGCAAAGTGGATTACTGCCGCCCTAACCATAGTGGCAATACCCCGCTTCAATGGGCTGTCCAGACAAATAGCATTGACGCAGTTAGGGAAATACTAAAGCACGACTATGATGTACATCGGGAGGAGTACACTAGTAGAGAAGGCATATCTATGTATGGTACATTCCAGGCAACAGCACTGAAGGAAGAGTACAAATTAGACGAGGAAACTAAGAGGTATTACAATATAGTACAATTCCCACCAGGATATGCACAGAATAACAGGATACATATTTTAATACCAAATATATTTGGGAAAAGTATACTGAACGACGCATTCAACGCATCGGATCAGAATATATTGTTAGCCATACTTGAACACCCCGTGGCATATGCCATTGATGAATGCATAGCAGCAAAGGAAGAAGCTGGTTTGGAAAGAGTAGATGTTAACGGTATCAGCGGAGTTGTACATGCCTTTATTTTCAAGCCCATAAAACAAATAGTTAAGGCCAGGGAATTAGAAATTAAGCATACACAAATTTTAAATGAACGAAATGCTGAAATGGACCATAGCGGTGAAGTTATATGGGAAACTGATCTTGTTGCATCGCAATGGCTCGCTGAACTGGCAAAAGAGGGTAAATTTGAAGGAAGGCGGGTCTTGCAATTAGGGTCTGGCTGTGGTCTGTCAGGAATAGCACTCTACCTTGCTAGCCTCGAGCATCGTAAGCTACCgatgatattgatattcACGGATGTATGTGATACCACCATGTCTAATTTGCATTTCAATATCCAGTTGAATGAAATGCAAGGTAAATCTGGAGTGTCAATACTCTCGTTGGACTGGACAAAGCCATCCACATGGCCAATGGATGGAAATGGTAACCTCCAAACCTTTGATATAATCATTGGAAGTGACCTAGTATACGACTCTCACTTGGTACAACCATTGTCGAATACAATTAACCACTTACTGGAAAGAAAGAAGGGTGAACTGCTATATGTCTATAGGCAAGCAAGGGACGGGTCTAAACTGATTCCAGAAGCGTAAGTTTTGCATAGATTTTAGACATGTGTCACGACTGTTGGTTGCACAATTGAGTCAATGGTCCGTATTAGATCATATCCCGATGATACTACAACGAGTGTGAACGATAAAATCTGTGTGTTGATGCCTGCAGTGTCTATAGAAACGATCTATATCCTTAGATAAAGTCTCCATagcaaatgtgtaaacatgATATAATACCATTTACAGGTTGAGGCATATTGGTCTAGAAGTGCAATCAGTGAAAGCGCCGGTAAAATACCAAGATAACCCATTGAAATCACAAGACAAAAACGTGTTGGATGCATTCTTCCCTGAATTGGGGGCTGATGATTTCACCATAATACACGCGCGCAGGAGATAGACCAATAAACATTGCAACTATACAGAGATAATTCGGCgaaatggaaatatatatcgcattgaCACGTGAATGTGTAATTGATTAACGCTGGCAACAATGTTTGAGAACTTGCTCAACTTTGTTGCAGGTGGCGGCCATTCCGCTGAAGAAACGACGAATACAGATGCTGCACGAAGACGAAATAGTCGACGTCTAACGGGATCTAGAGGCAATGGTAACACTCACCAGGATGGACACGTTgataataaaatcaatgacatg contains:
- a CDS encoding putative methyltransferase family protein, which codes for MDDVTSDDNIDFNEEWLYSLRANEVIEAVDILKERLITNVNVADCNGNSALHYCAANNLAQAIIFLLKECKVDYCRPNHSGNTPLQWAVQTNSIDAVREILKHDYDVHREEYTSREGISMYGTFQATALKEEYKLDEETKRYYNIVQFPPGYAQNNRIHILIPNIFGKSILNDAFNASDQNILLAILEHPVAYAIDECIAAKEEAGLERVDVNGISGVVHAFIFKPIKQIVKARELEIKHTQILNERNAEMDHSGEVIWETDLVASQWLAELAKEGKFEGRRVLQLGSGCGLSGIALYLASLEHRKLPMILIFTDVCDTTMSNLHFNIQLNEMQGKSGVSILSLDWTKPSTWPMDGNGNLQTFDIIIGSDLVYDSHLVQPLSNTINHLLERKKGELLYVYRQARDGSKLIPEALRHIGLEVQSVKAPVKYQDNPLKSQDKNVLDAFFPELGADDFTIIHARRR
- a CDS encoding GPI-GlcNAc transferase complex PIG-H component family protein, coding for MKHKFTVEQWPGGYTFTSVSSIAAYVDIVKTLRPFRWLLLIYSIRLAFNAKIVKSICFITLYWFIEWNMRNFVVAEQLIMIQGYGIQMESVRLTGNKTVKTISIADIDHLLINEGIVMNRVLFYLLVTLKNSNDVIMPFESLIPRLDNLKVVYQTYNKVFESSKTPVVDKT
- a CDS encoding OTU-like cysteine protease family protein — translated: MCGRRISLDELHTTFILELYRPKMDSDGPEGFYSEPKVLTAAQRKKLKKKQQALEQENQREATIANSIDLRLLEEEDISNQLAKEGKRIFKILGDGNCLFRAIEHQLAHVNKGNISQCSHDKLRQLAVDHLVKNRNEYEAFVTSLCIDTGCESYEAYCNKMAQDGEWGGEVEILALSRVLGHNIVIYQHDAKPKVYGENNGNTLYVTFHKYAYALGGHYNSTTLT
- a CDS encoding dolichol-phosphate mannosyltransferase family protein yields the protein MADVVNGISVILATYNERDNIAYITYMIIDALRTQPVEYEILLVDDNSPDGTVEVYRHMQQLYPTVQLKLLQRPGKMGLGSAYMDGLAHTKHDFILILDADLSHHPKYIPEMIRLQRTGNYDIVTGTRYATGGGASGWSLYRILISKTANTLTHMLLRPTMTDMTGSFRLYRRSLFEKVLKEVESKGYMFQIEIAARSEKHYKARIAEVPIIFLERIYGESKLGFGEVLGFLKGLLRLAWSL
- a CDS encoding NLI interacting factor-like phosphatase family protein, giving the protein MAKTSCPVDLYTNEHGSLDTIRSPGDCIDSPPSCSLENHDDTYMISMETDTTVSDDDLFDGTSMKGVDLLGGHSKSNISAYPDGDSPLNSKECGFGDPMGNPRSAYHSNPDCSYSTVNGGVHDECDGICEVSTLTPTSDNDSFYLDDLDESSDYSDDLEPTDQDSLGITLEGMTGLLSRYIDCTPQLQTTSMRLLISGEAINDSTMIPSQVIRFNRNHFIRYGGLRDHLERNPVFKCMRQVSDFNDRPSDIPTESNRPKVLVVLDLDETLIHMHDRPAEQHDYLVNIVEHEDNGTLPHQQQTNPGVIGFTVHPTMQVSLRPGVLEFFRYLKSNSSRYTVALYTAGTRHYANAILHAIDPDREVIKSSVRFYRDSCEVRPTPTSLFSFRASSLGIGNHHRDDAVPQYYLKKDLSIFGWPLERVVFFDNSLLSFLNNPDNGVWIRPWQGAQPFVNDGRADMLCSTTPNVDDLSKITGQDGLYEFGQIVRLLEECWASDDVRDVLAKKFTLNEVVASVLGTAGNKSVLEALIKT